The proteins below are encoded in one region of Centropristis striata isolate RG_2023a ecotype Rhode Island chromosome 12, C.striata_1.0, whole genome shotgun sequence:
- the LOC131981919 gene encoding protocadherin gamma-A2-like: protein MSDITMARQVLLFISVLSLSTVLGQVSYSIPEEMGKGSVVGNIAQDLGLEVKRLKTGKARVFTRDSAEYIELNRDRGVLLIKEKIDREALCGQTTPCALHCQIILENPMEFYSINIEITDVNDNPPTFETNNVHFNISESTLSGTTFILDRAIDLDVGDNGLKTYVLKPTDAFSLKMNNQIDTSKNVEMVLHTPLDREKNDHLSLVLTAVDGGEPQMSGTMQIHITVLDANDNSPVFTQPIYKASINENAPVGTVVLTVTATDADSGSNSRITYSIASTLDHARRMFEVNKESGDITLVGKLDYEKARNFQINIRANDGGGLTGSCKVIVDVLDINDNNPDIHIMSKSNVISEDAKTNTVVTMINVEDADSGENGKVECSIIDNIYFILKSTSNNFYSLLTDGELDRERASEYNITVTCSDEGVPSLSSSVTLTLQISDVNDNAPVFERSSYEAYIVENNTPGLSIFTVRARDADWNQNARVSYILEDSSVNGVPVSSYVSVSADSGVIHAVRSFDYEQIKDFQFRVKAQDGGSPPLSSNVTVKLMIQDQNDNPPQVLYPVQTGGSLVAEMVPRSADVGYLVTKVVAVDVDSGQNAWLSYKLQKATDRALFEVGLQNGEIRTIRQVTDKDAVKQRLSVIVEDNGQPSRSATVIVNVAVADSFPEVLSEFTDFTHDKEYNDNLTFYLVLALAVVSFLFITCLVVIISVKIYRWRQSRILYHSSLPVIPYYPPRYSDTLGTGTLQHVYNYEVCRTTDSRKSDCKFGRAGSQNVLIMDPSSTGTMQRIQSEKSILDEPDSPLEVRIY from the coding sequence ATGTCGGATATAACAATGGCACGGCAAGTACTGTTGTTTATCTCGGTCCTCTCCCTCAGCACAGTGCTCGGACAGGTCAGCTACTCTATTCCCGAGGAAATGGGGAAAGGGTCTGTGGTTGGTAACATTGCTCAGGATTTAGGTTTGGAAGTAAAAAGATTGAAAACCGGAAAGGCTCGAGTTTTTACACGTGATAGCGCTGAGTACATTgagctaaacagagacagaggagtCCTccttataaaagaaaaaatagaccGAGAGGCGCTTTGCGGACAAACGACGCCCTGTGCTTTGCATTGTCAGATCATATTAGAGAATCCGATGGAATTCTACAGTATTAATATCGAGATCACAGATGTCAATGACAATCCTCCAACCTTTGAAACAAACAACGTACACTTCAATATCAGCGAGTCGACGCTGAGTGGtacaacatttattttagaCAGGGCTATTGATCTAGATGTAGGCGACAATGGCTTAAAAACCTATGTCCTTAAACCAACAGATGCATTCTCTCTCAAAATGAATAATCAAATCGATACGAGTAAAAATGTGGAGATGGTCTTGCATACACCGCTGGATAGAGAGAAAAACGATCATTTGTCTCTTGTTCTAACGGCGGTGGATGGAGGAGAGCCGCAGATGTCAGGAACAATGCAAATTCACATCACCGTGTTGGACGCTAATGATAATTCTCCAGTTTTTACTCAGCCTATTTATAAAGCATCTATAAACGAAAATGCACCAGTAGGAACGGTCGTATTGACAGTCACTGCGACAGATGCAGATAGTGGCTCTAACAGTAGAATAACGTATTCAATTGCAAGTACTCTAGATCACGCCCGTAGAATGTTTGAAGTAAACAAAGAAAGTGGAGACATTACTTTAGTGGGGAAACTTGACTATGAAAAGGCGAGaaactttcaaataaatatTCGTGCAAATGATGGCGGTGGACTAACTGGTTCTTGTAAAGTGATAGTAGATGTATTAGACATAAATGACAACAACCCCGATATTCACATTATGTCCAAATCAAATGTGATATCTGAAGATGCTAAGACTAACACTGTAGTAACAATGATAAATGTTGAGGATGCAGACTCAGGAGAGAACGGTAAAGTGGAATGCTCCATCATTGATAACATATACTTTATATTAAAGTCCACATCAAATAATTTCTATAGCCTCCTTACAGACGGGGAgttggacagagagagagcatcTGAGTATAATATAACAGTGACCTGCTCTGATGAGGGAGTGCCCTCCCTCTCCAGCAGCGTCACTCTCACCTTACAGATCTCTGATGTGAATGATAACGCGCCTGTCTTTGAGAGGAGCTCATATGAGGCCTACATTGTAGAAAACAACACACCAGGCCTCTCTATATTCACAGTGAGAGCCAGAGACGCTGACTGGAACCAGAATGCCCGTGTTTCTTACATACTGGAGGACTCCTCTGTTAACGGAGTGCCAGTCTCCTCATATGTGTCCGTTAGTGCTGATAGTGGAGTCATCCATGCAGTGCGCTCTTTTGACTACGAGCAGATCAAAGACTTCCAGTTCCGCGTCAAAGCTCAGGATGGAGGCTCCCCTCCACTCAGTAGCAATGTGACTGTGAAACTAATGATCCAGGACCAGAACGACAACCCTCCTCAGGTCCTGTACCCAGTCCAGACTGGAGGCTCTCTGGTGGCTGAAATGGTGCCTCGTTCAGCAGATGTGGGCTATCTGGTGACTAAAGTGGTGGCTGTTGATGTGGACTCTGGACAGAATGCCTGGCTCTCCTATAAACTGCAGAAAGCCACAGACAGGGCGCTGTTTGAAGTGGGCTTACAGAATGGAGAAATAAGAACTATCCGCCAAGTGACTGATAAAGATGCTGTGAAACAAAGACTGAGTGTTATAGTGGAGGACAACGGGCAGCCCTCTCGTTCAGCTACAGTCATTGTTAACGTGGCGGTGGCGGACAGCTTCCCTGAAGTGCTGTCTGAGTTCACTGACTTTACACACGACAAGGAGTACAATGACAACCTGACTTTTTACTTAGTGTTGGCTTTGGCTGTAGtctccttcctcttcatcaCGTGTTTAGTGGTTATTATCTCAGTGAAAATCTACAGATGGAGACAGTCTCGCATCCTGTATCACTCCAGCCTGCCTGTGATTCCATATTATCCACCACGTTACTCAGACACTTTGGGGACAGGGACTCTCCAACACGTGTACAATTACGAGGTGTGCAGGAC
- the LOC131981893 gene encoding protocadherin beta-16-like isoform X28, producing the protein MRRQVLVFISILSLSSVLGQVSYSIPEEMATGSLVGNIAQDLGLDVKRLKLGNARVYSGDSREYIELNSERGVLLIKERIDREALCGDTTPCAVHFQIVLENPMEFYSVTVEITDINDNAPTFEKHEIKFIISESAVVGAKFDLERAVDLDVGVNTLQSYILKPSDNFVLKLHSQPDGTKNVEMVLQKPLDREKNELMSLALTAVDGGEPQMSGTMQILITVLDANDNAPVFTQPIYKGTVAENAAKGTIVTTVSASDADHGLNGKITYSITNTLDDVRHMFEINEDSGEVRLIGRLDYEKKRNFQINVRARDNGGLTDSCKIIVDVVDINDNEPMIKIMSKSTIISESANPNTVVTMINIQDPDSGENGKVQCFINDNIPFVLKSTSNNFYSLVTDSDLDREIASQYNITVTCSDEGVPSLSSSVTVTLQISDVNDNAPVFERSSYEAYIVENNTPGLSIFTVRARDADWNQNARVSYILEDSSVNGVPVSSYVSVSADSGVIHAVRSFDYEQIKDFQFRVKAQDGGSPPLSSNVTVKLMIQDQNDNPPQVLYPVQTGGSLVAEMVPRSADVGYLVTKVVAVDVDSGQNAWLSYKLQKATDRALFEVGLQNGEIRTIRQVTDKDAVKQRLSVIVEDNGQPSRSATVIVNVAVADSFPEVLSEFTDFTHDKEYNDNLTFYLVLALAVVSFLFITCLVVIISVKIYRWRQSRILYHSSLPVIPYYPPRYSDTLGTGTLQHVYNYEVCRTTDSRKSDCKFGRAGSQNVLIMDPSSTGTMQRIQSEKSILDEPDSPLEHHGQRHCLRPQQGFFCNGQILLDVSYHSKYFFCSLSFTLFLSFSGKHAETVNIFMMISSSRPVSL; encoded by the exons ATGAGACGGCAAGTACTGGTGTTTATTTCGATCCTCTCTCTGAGTTCAGTCCTCGGGCAGGTCAGTTACTCAATTCCGGAGGAGATGGCGACAGGCTCTTTGGTTGGTAATATAGCTCAGGATTTAGGTTTAGACGTTAAACGACTGAAGTTGGGTAACGCTCGTGTTTATTCTGGTGATAGCAGAGAGTACATCGAGCTGAACAGCGAACGGGGAGTCCTCCTTATTAAAGAGAGAATAGACAGAGAGGCGTTGTGCGGTGATACGACACCATGTGCTGTACATTTTCAGATTGTGTTAGAGAATCCCATGGAATTCTACAGTGTAACAGTTGAAATTACAGATATTAACGACAATGCACCTACTTTTGAAAAGCACGAAATTAAATTCATAATTAGCGAGTctgcggttgttggtgctaaatttGATTTAGAAAGGGCTGTGGATTTGGATGTAGGTGTAAACACTCTCCAAAGCTACATACTCAAACCAAGTGATAATTTTGTACTCAAACTGCACAGCCAACCCGATGGTACAAAGAATGTGGAGATGGTCTTACAAAAACCActagacagagagaaaaatgagCTCATGTCTTTGGCGTTGACGGCCGTAGATGGAGGAGAGCCACAGATGTCAGGAACAATGCAGATTCTCATCACTGTGTTAGATGCCAATGACAATGCACCTGTTTTTACACAGCCGATATACAAAGGCACTGTCGCTGAAAATGCTGCAAAAGGCACGATTGTGACCACCGTCAGTGCGTCAGATGCCGATCATGGATTAAATGGTAAGATAACGTATTCAATCACCAACACTTTAGATGACGTCAGGCatatgtttgaaataaatgagGACAGCGGTGAGGTTAGATTGATTGGACGTTTGGATTATGAAAAGAAACGAAATTTTCAGATCAATGTACGCGCAAGGGATAACGGAGGACTGACTGATTCTTGTAAAATAATTGTCGATGTCGTTGATATAAATGACAATGAGCCTATGATTAAAATCATGTCTAAATCAACTATTATATCAGAGAGTGCAAACCCCAACACAGTCGTTACAATGATTAACATCCAAGATCCAGACTCAGGTGAAAATGGtaaagttcagtgttttataaatgataatattccttttgttttgaaatcgACATCAAATAATTTCTATAGTTTAGTGACAGACAGTGATTTAGACAGAGAGATCGCTTCTCAGTATAACATAACAGTGACCTGCTCTGATGAGGGAGTGCCCTCCCTCTCCAGCAGCGTCACTGTCACCTTACAGATCTCTGATGTGAATGATAACGCGCCTGTCTTTGAGAGGAGCTCATATGAGGCCTACATTGTAGAAAACAACACACCAGGCCTCTCTATATTCACAGTGAGAGCCAGAGACGCTGACTGGAACCAGAATGCCCGTGTTTCTTACATACTGGAGGACTCCTCTGTTAACGGAGTGCCAGTCTCCTCATATGTGTCCGTTAGTGCTGATAGTGGAGTCATCCATGCAGTGCGCTCTTTTGACTACGAGCAGATCAAAGACTTCCAGTTCCGCGTCAAAGCTCAGGATGGAGGCTCCCCTCCACTCAGTAGCAATGTGACTGTGAAACTAATGATCCAGGACCAGAACGACAACCCTCCTCAGGTCCTGTACCCAGTCCAGACTGGAGGCTCTCTGGTGGCTGAAATGGTGCCTCGTTCAGCAGATGTGGGCTATCTGGTGACTAAAGTGGTGGCTGTTGATGTGGACTCTGGACAGAATGCCTGGCTCTCCTATAAACTGCAGAAAGCCACAGACAGGGCGCTGTTTGAAGTGGGCTTACAGAATGGAGAAATAAGAACTATCCGCCAAGTGACTGATAAAGATGCTGTGAAACAAAGACTGAGTGTTATAGTGGAGGACAACGGGCAGCCCTCTCGTTCAGCTACAGTCATTGTTAACGTGGCGGTGGCGGACAGCTTCCCTGAAGTGCTGTCTGAGTTCACTGACTTTACACACGACAAGGAGTACAATGACAACCTGACTTTTTACTTAGTGTTGGCTTTGGCTGTAGtttccttcctcttcatcaCGTGTTTAGTGGTTATTATCTCAGTGAAAATCTACAGATGGAGACAGTCTCGCATCCTGTATCACTCCAGCCTGCCTGTGATTCCATATTATCCACCACGTTACTCAGACACTTTGGGGACAGGGACTCTCCAACACGTGTACAATTACGAGGTGTGCAGGACGACTGACTCCAGAAAGAGTGACTGTAAGTTCGGCAGAGCCGGTAGTCAGAACGTGCTCATAATGGACCCCAGTTCTACAGGGACGATGCAGCGGATACAGAGTGAGAAGAGCATCCTGGATGAACCAGACTCTCCTCTAGAG caccatggacagagacATTGTTTGCGACCTCAACAAGGCTTTTTCTGTAACGGTCAAATCTTACTAGATGTTAGTTAtcattcaaaatattttttttgttccctATCCTTTACATTGTTTCTAAGTTTCAGTGGGAAACATGCTGaaactgtaaatatttttatgatgATCTCTTCCTCTCGCCCTGTCTCCCTCTAG